In Lolium rigidum isolate FL_2022 chromosome 3, APGP_CSIRO_Lrig_0.1, whole genome shotgun sequence, the genomic window TCTTATAGGATTAGTAGTACCTATGGGATAtattcctaccaatcaaacaaCTAGCGTAGGATAATGTCTGAAGCTGCCATAGCAGATTAAACTATCTTGCTAGCAGTCTGTTATCCAGATCATTAACCAGCACATAATATCTGCGCTAAACAAATCTAGATATGGTGTTAAACAACTAGTGTTGATGTCAAGACAGATCGTAGAGCGCAAGCTATTTTAGCAGATTAACTATCTTGCTAGAAGTCTGTTCTGTTAAACCAGGAGTATCCATGAATCGGTTGTTGAAGTGGTACAAAAAGTTACAAGCGTGATGATTAGCATTAGCTTTGGAGGCCAGCATGGGTTGAAGTGCGTTGGTTCTTAGTTAAATTGCACAGGAACTGTGTAAATAAATCTGCAAAATCGATATGAACTTGGTTGTGCACAGGCGATGACTACTGACCAACGTTAGATAGCAGTTGACGATACATATAAACTAGGTTGTGCACAAGCGATGACCACTGAACAAACGATAGATAGCAGTTGACGATATATAAACTAGGTTGTGCACAAGCGATGACAACAGAACCAACGATTGATAAGATAGATAGATAGGTTTTCTTGCAGACATAAGCAACCACTGAGGATGTTCACGAACCCGAGCTCGACTCTAAGATACTACTAATTACGACATTAATTAAAAGCAGCGCTGAAACGACGAGCAAACGCGGCAGGGTGCAGATTTACTCGAAGGCCCACTGGTTCTCCCTgcggatctcctcctcctcctcggcggtgaAGTCGTTCTTGATGTTGAAGGTCTTGCGGATCTCCTCGGGTGTCTTGCCCTTGATCATGTCGGCGACGGTCTGGCAGGTGAGGTCGAGCAGGCCCTTGATGTTGAGGTAGTTGGCGGCGAGGATGAGGTCGAAGAGGGTGGCCTGGTCGACCTTGACGAACTCGGCGTCCCAGTTCTTGAGGTCCTCGGCGGGGGCCGGGGCGGGGGCGCCGTCGGCCGCGCCATCGGCCGCCGCGGGCTTGGCCGCCTGGACGTGCTTGCTGCAGTACTCGATGACCTTGGAGAGGATCTTGGCGTTGACGTTAGGGAGCGGGATCCCGTTGTCGGCGCAGTCGTCCTCGATCATGTGGCGGATCGTCTGCGACTCCATCGCGaccgcctcctccacctcgaACTGCTCGTTGTCCGAGGACTTGAGCGTGATCATCTTCTTGTCCTCGGCCGCCATGGGTGGGTTGGTGAGGTTGGGGTTCGGCGGCGGATTTGGGAACAGAGGAAACCCTAGCGAGGCGGCTGCGGACGAGAGACACTTCTGATTTCTGTAGGCAGAGGACCCGGGTCCCCCAAGGCTTAAGTAGAAGGATTTTCCCCTCAGGAAAGAAAGAAAGACTAGTAATCGGCTTCGGCTGCAGATATTTTGTTTCCCATCGGGACTCTAGCATCGTAGGATCGGTTCTATCTGAACTCTGAAGCGTACGATGTCAAACTAAAAACAGGAACTCCATCCGGATACGATTTGTTGTTTccagattagagcatctccactcgtttggcctcccCACGCCAAAATCCGGGGTAAATTTTGTTCGGATTGGACGTAAAAATGGCGTGGGGAGGaccagtttcccagccgcgatctaAGACGGCGATCTACATTTGAAAAACGAAAGCTTGACGAAATACCGCTAAAAACGAttgaattttgactaaatttaataatatttactatatagagggcgaagttcatacatagagaacCAATTCGaatatatatttcgaattcggccggGGGAATACAACtttaaatattaaaacacggcgctctacatgtcgaaatggcggtagaacaccgtgtagtccttgtcgccgtcgccgccatcatcgtcggAGTCGTCGGAGTCGAaacgcggcggcgccgacgcagCCTAGCTGCTGGTGCCCTGGCcggggtctccccaccggccaccgttgcgcggcggggacggcgagggcttgtaccactcgtcgtcggactccgtctcgaggtcgatgacggggacgggGGTAccagatggaggagtcgcaggccggcggtagcgagcggcctgctcgaggagccgagcttgccgctccgcctcctccttctcccactgctccctcgaccaggcgcaggcctggtcgaggggcatggcgttgtcggcggggacgaggtcctggagggacctcgccatgATGGCCTCGAGGATTGCGGCTTCCTTGGCGTCGtggtggacgacgaagctgaactacgaggtggatcatgctcatagctcacacacatgaaaaatttcatTAAATCACATTCATAAATAGGGAAAATTTCATTAAATCACATTCATAATCGCCTTCACCGGCCTAAACTCCTGGTCAGAGCACGGCACACTCATGATGGCTAAGGGTGAGCCAacagaaaaaagagagagataGAAGCACTTGTGTAGCGATGAGTGTTGATGCATGCTTTTATAGGGAAAAATTCGAgagcgtggcgggaaaatatagcgggagatggtggcgggatAAATTtggcgggagatggtggcgggaaGGAGTGGCAGGAAGAAGTGGTGGGAAGGGTGGCGGCAAGGGCGGGAGGGAAACACGGCGGTGTGAACGGGAGAGGGAGAAGATATGGCGGGAAAGCGGTGACGGGAAAATAATGGGGAAGAAGTGCCAGGAGATATCACTCGTAATAAACCTAAACTAAATTCATGCACTGGTCGGATAGTAGCTGGCCGATCGGTCGGTAGCTGGCCAATTGGTCAGCTATCGACCAACTAGTTATGTCACTTGACAGGGCGCAGCAGCGCTACTGACCGATCGGTCATTAGCTGACCGACAAGATCACGCACTTTTTTGAAATCACGCGCTACTCctagaattaaataaaaaattcgtattaCTTAAAAAAAAATCGCCGAAGACGCCAGGATTCGTGAGGACGGCAAAAATGCGGGTCCCGACGGCGATCTTACGAAGGGAGCTGCCGAAGCGGGAGGAGTTGAGGCGGCCGAGGTGAACCCTAGACTCCAGAGAAAGTAGAGAGATGAAAGAGAGGAGGGTTGGGTTGCAACCTGCGGGTCCAACGAAAAGGCCTGCCAGTGAGCCGGTGCTCAGCGTCATTTCTCCTAGCTAGCAGGAATTTTCTCTCTCCGTCTGCTCTTGAGTCTTGATTCTGGCGAGCTTGTTTCCATCAAATATATAAAAGGTCATATGTATATGCAATTTcacatactacctctgtccataaatagatgttaaaattttgtctaaatttgaatgtatttaaACATGATTTAGTACCAAACCTCACGGAGCAAAATATCTTCTAAAATCTGTGGTTAGCACCATGCTGATCAAGGTCATACGTGTATGCAATTCTTAAATGACTAGTGGTTGGGACGCCCCCtggggcgcctcctcaccgtTGTTGTGCAATCCAATCACAACGTGTATTGATAAGTATGGATCAGCTTCCTAGTGGCAAATATGGATCAACTGCTCAGCTTGTATTCATGTTTATCTTACTACCGGCCATTGCTGAATTGTGAACCTTCGCTGTGCTTAGGTTCACACAAAACTAAAAATAATCTCTGGAAGACATATCATGAAATTATGGAGCGCGAAGAAACCAGAACGTATTACAAAAGAATATGTCCATGTTTACATTTTGCAGCATTTTGCAACATAAATTGAAAATAGCTACAAAAGCAAGACACACTTGGCGAAGAGCTTGAGCAATTATACTGACAAGAGCAGACCTCCAGACGCACGGGTGTCACTTCAAAAAGAGCCATCATCGGTAAACCTTGAACTTCAGAAGAGATAATAATTTAGTTTTGGAAGAAAGTTCAACAATTCTATGACAATTATCAATACGGACAATTAACAAAAAGTAAAATCTACATCAACCAAACAAATGATTTACAGTTTTAGG contains:
- the LOC124703973 gene encoding SKP1-like protein 1, yielding MAAEDKKMITLKSSDNEQFEVEEAVAMESQTIRHMIEDDCADNGIPLPNVNAKILSKVIEYCSKHVQAAKPAAADGAADGAPAPAPAEDLKNWDAEFVKVDQATLFDLILAANYLNIKGLLDLTCQTVADMIKGKTPEEIRKTFNIKNDFTAEEEEEIRRENQWAFE